One genomic segment of Helianthus annuus cultivar XRQ/B chromosome 14, HanXRQr2.0-SUNRISE, whole genome shotgun sequence includes these proteins:
- the LOC118486559 gene encoding uncharacterized protein LOC118486559 — MDSPSSSSMINFYYNEYFADGDGSTDEELEQETVTSACQLAVLYVNHSRRPEAPKNKRGYVERDRRAAHERLMKDYFDEAPTFSNEVFRRRFRMSKRLFLRIVNDLEANYDYFKQKPDARGALGFTGIQKCTSALRILAYGNTTDINDEYLKMAEKTTRDSLEHFCRGIIDVYGARYLRTPTWEDLQKIYEVHNAEHGLPGMIGSIDCMHWRWDNCPTAWRGQHTRGDQKGPTIILQAVASQDLWVWSAYFGVVGSCNDINVFEQSPLLEEWISGKAPKASFYVE, encoded by the exons ATGGATTCTCCTAGTTCTTCATCCATGATAAATTTTTACTACAACGAGTATTTTGCGGATGGCGATGGTTCGACCGATGAGGAGCTTGAGCAAGAGACGGTTACGAGTGCATGTCAACTAGCGGTTCTATATGTCAACCATTCTCGTCGGCCCGAAGCCCCAAAAAATAAAAGAGGCTATGTTGAACGAGACCGACGCGCGGCACacgagcgtttgatgaaagactattttgacGAGGCGCCGACATTTTCAAACGAAGTTTTTAGGCGTCGTTTCCGGATGAGTAAACGGTTGTTTCTACGCATAGTCAACGACTTGGAAGCCAACtacgattattttaaacaaaaaccggatgcgagaggggcacttggattcaccggtatccaaaagtgtacgtcggcattacgaatccttgcttatggtaacactaccgacatcaacgacgagtatctaAAAATGGCGGAGAAAACAACACGAGATAGCTTGGAACATTTTTGTCGCG gtataatTGATGTGTACGGTGCGCGTTATCTTAGAACGCCTACATGGGAGGACCTTCAAAAGATCTACGAGGTACATAATGCCGAGCATGGTTTGCCTGGTATGATCGGGAGCATAGATTGCATGCATTGGCGTTGGGATAACTGCCCGACTGCATGGCGAGGCCAACACACACGTGGTGACCAAAAAGGACCCACTATTATTCTTCAGGCGGTTGCTTCacaggacctttgggtttggtcggcttactttggcgtggtcgggtcatgcaatgatatcaatgtttttgaacaatcgccgttgttagaggagtggatttctggcaaagctccaaaagcgtcgttttac gttgaataa